One Conger conger chromosome 7, fConCon1.1, whole genome shotgun sequence genomic window, CGATGTCTGATTGAtttagctaactaactaacgCTAGTAAACCGCAGCTTAACCGTAGCTAACGGATACGTTAACTTTCGAAGCTAAGATAGCAATCAATCTATAAGTaagttggctagctaacgtGGGCGATATTAGGGCCGCGTGTGAGTGAAGTGTTGATCGTTGTCCTAAGAAGCGAAACATGGTTAAATGagtgaataattattttatgtttctttcCCTTAATCTAGCTGTTCATCATCTGGACATGGAAGAAGCATTAACCCTCCCAATTAACCCCAACAACTTCCCCGCGAAACTCTGGTGTCTTGTGAACAACCCGAAGAATCGTTCGATCCATTGGGATCACAATGGCCAGGGCATCATAATAAATCAGCAGTTGTTTGAAACGGAGCTACTATCTCCAATGAAGTCCATTGGGGAACCGATTTTCAAAACCACGAATTTCACGAGCTTTATTCGTCAGCTAAACCTTTACGGATTCAGGAAGGTAGAACTGAGTCCTGGCAGCGCGGATAAATTAGGAGATGGAGATATTAAAACCGAAGGGttacagcagcaacaacaccgCTTCCAAAACCTAAATTTCAAACGAGACCACCCAGAATTGCTTGTAAATTTAAAACGGTTAACCACCAGCAACAAGGCAAAAATAGAAGCCGGATTAGAAGTTAGCTGCAGACCCCCAAGTCGTATCCAGCGACTTTTATCCAGTGCACACGAAGAGGATaagagcaaaataataaaacgtgGTAAGCGATGACTGTTAGGCTGAAAAGGATGGAAAGTAATTGGATAACTAGACATATTAATGTTTTGGGTTACataaaatgcacttttgtaGATATCTCATTAATGTACATTGCTTTGCCCAATTTATACAGTTATATCTTATGTACAGGTTCAGTGTTTGTCGGGCAGGTCCGTCGAGGATTCCACGACGGTAACTCTCCCTCCTACCAGTACCACCCTAGTAGACCGCACGCCCTGAAGGGATATGACCGAACCCCAATCCCACAGCGCGGCTGGGTCGTGGGACACGGCGATTCGGCATCCCCTACAACTTTTTTCACGGACAAAGGGATCCCAGTGTCAGTCATTCAGCATTTCCCCAGCGACACAGGTTGCTCTGCACAGTCCAGCCCAACGAAGCATATTCAGCAGGGTCCACAGGGCGTGTTAACGGCTGGACAAAAATATAACAATTTCATCCCTCATCATGCACAATTTGGCCCTGGATTTTATAGTACAggtaattaatattttaaggtgttattgttttttttaattattatttttaatttcttaaaatgtttttttaagtctCTAACGGttgaatgtttttgttaatACGTATTGTTCTCTGACCAACACGCCACAGCAAATTCCTAAtacgtgtaaatgtgtgtgacgAATAGTTGAAAAGATGATAAAGATCGTTAAAAAGCGTTATAATAtccatgtcatttattttttgtaaagaaAGCACTGCAAATTCAAGGTCATAGATTCATCTTTTCAAATCAGTCATTGTCAGATGtatgtaatttgtttatttgcattcattatgtacatgttttttttgtagcgGTATGTCAGTGCTGTTCCTCTGGGTCAGTAAATCAAAATATGGCAGCATGTGTCCACCAGCCTCCATCGCCTTTCTCACAATATAGCTATTATCAGGTGGGTGATTGTTAACAAGACCTtccaaagttaaataaaaacatacaagaGTGAGGTTCAAATTAgatgtaaatatacagtattggaGTGAAATTAAGTTTTTAATTACCATTTGGGAATTGATGTGTAAAACAAAACCCCACAGATTTGTATTTACTATGACCAGGGGAATTAAagaaaaaattatgaaaattgctgtTGCAAGTGATATGACTGGTCCAGTCTGTAACATTTTATGTAGATCAAGTGCTTCATCATTGATGTCTCATGTGGTTTCTATACCCTGACTGTTTTAGCCAAACTACCCTGTGGGGTTCTTACACCCTGGTAGCCAGGACTGGCAGAACAGTGCAAACGAAGATGTCAAGAGGAACGATGTCAACCTGGAAACGGTCTTCCAGATTGTCGATGAACTGCAAGTTTCCCCAAAAccttccatggtcaaagtggAAATCCCAGAGGAGTCTGATGTCACCTCCGCATCGGAGCGAGAGCTTTCTACGACCATCAGTCTAAGCGTAGTCGGCCCTGCAATCAGCACTCCAGAAGCCGTCTCACTGAATGAGCGAGAGCAGAAATCATCTCCTGAAGTGTCCGGCCAATCGGTGCCTTTGGATTTCTCCCAGAGAGTAAGTGCCCATGCATgtcagcgttctcttcctggttttagtatctagaACGCccacaaaacattcacaaagagcagtgacgtagGTTTTTTGCAAAGGCCCTAACCCTGCCGCCAGAGCCCAATTACCTCTCCCCTTCCGCCTcttgtggtcagctctctgtgttaacatttagaaaCTTAAttcgataattatgcaaaaaattGTCTGCATAAAGTCATGACTCATgagaaatcattttacaaactCCTCCCAACATTGCAAtggttttacttgaatcagtatgaAACATAATTCAAAGCCTCCAGGATGACATGAAAAgctaaaaaaacatgaaaatattatgaaaaCCCTTAATTAACGAGTAAGTTATGTCCATTGTGTCACTTACGACAATTACGATTATTTATGGTAGTAGGATAATCAGTTTGCTTACAGCTTGCTAATGGTTCAAATTCATTCCATCAGAACAGATTTACATCAGGTTGCAGGTTTTAAAAAAGTAACTCATGAATAAAGtcattcatttgtatttgtttacagGTGTTGAAGAATGTGGAGAATCTTTCCAGATGCCTTGGAAGGACATTGGAGACTAGTCCATCAGAGTCCAGCTGTAAACTAGAATTGTCAACTTCCCCGAGCAAAACCAAAGATAGTAGGAACTCCAGACAACAAAAGCCTCTTGGTAAGACTTAATTGCTTTGCAGTTGCAATGCTATCATACACATTCTTAAGTCCACATTGTAATAAAACTCTGGTCACTGTAGAGGTATATTTTTTATAGgataaaatttcccaaatgtaccctgaaattaCAGTAATACAAAGGAGTACATTTGTATTACAAACAAGtactttttccaagcaaaaaagcaTAAAAATTAAGCATAATTTCCTTGCTACAAATCTTCTTGCCACAATTCTATGCAGCAGTTAGGTAACACCCCAGCATTTTAACCTTTTTAGACACTTCTTCggacctttatttctgagagtgtacctcGAAATCTAATTTGTAACATAGCATATCTATTCTATAGCAAACAATATTTTagggaaaaaaaagcctttaatTATATATGTAATGTGTTAACTGTCACATAATGTAAGGGAAAAAAATTGGCTATCAACTTTTGTCACCACTAGTAAAGCAAGTGCACATAGTTCACTTGTATCTGTCTCTCTTTGGGTGCAATataaattgacaaaattaaCATTAAGACTATTAaaccaacaaaataacaaagaaaaattGACTACACTAGTTAATCAAAATGGCGTACCAAAAGCCACAATAGCCGAAAAATAGTCAACCCAACAACCCAACTTCCCACAGGATTTTCTGTTCCAGTCAACTTCGGTCTAGATGTttacaaacttttccacccgccTGTATTCTTATATTAGGTTCAGTGGCCCATTTCAAATGTATGCTGTTATATTAGGCTCAGTGGCCAATTTCAAATTTATGCTGTTTTATACCCCTAGATCTCTTGGTGGAAGTGGCTTGCAAACAACAATCTTGAACAACGAATGACCTTTGTAACACTGAATCCTCCAAGCAAATGTCTCAATGATCTTTATATTTGATCTTACAACACTGGGCAGGTTTCCTCCTGCCAATGACCTGCAAGAATGAGAGGTTacctcatattaatttaccCCATAGGCACTGAAGTTGGCTTAATAAGCTCATAGTTATCAATCAGCAACAAGTATGTGCctttacattaaaatgaaaatacaatgcCATATACATAGTTCATCTTAACGAGTCTGCTGTTGTTTCTTGAAGTATTTATTGTAATTTACTGTTGTGTTTTGTCACAttgcattttattcatattttaaacataTTCCTCAGCTTTCAGCTCAGATCACTACATTTGCCACTGTGATATCGTGGTATTTTGAGTGCTGTATTTATGAACATTGTCTTTTAGTTCTCACTTAAACTTATGGCTGGCTGACTTAGTGTAACTGCAAGTTATCCAAGCAAATACATTGTCTCATTTCTGTAATGTTTGGTAGGCATTCTTGAAGCTAATGCTGTAGTTTATTTTGTGATTCtgacattgtttattttaaataatatattaagtAATGAATATTGTTAATTGTCTAAAATTATATGCAATATTGTTACTACCATCTAcgataaacataaaacatgtttCATGACTAAACTCATCGACTGCTTTGTATTGATTGCGTGTTATTAGCTTATGTACAACACATTTTTAAGTATCTTGTGCTTTTGTGGTGCCATTATCAAGCGCCATTATAGATTATTGTGGTTTCATCATAATCTACAATTTAAATGATGATTTGAGAcattataatgtcattttatttatttttacagaaataaaggtacactGGGTTTCACTTCtaaaaacagccattttgagaTTAAGCTCAGTGGTCTGAGATGTgaggcataataataataataataataataatagtaataataataataacaataataataataataataatgataactttatttttatagcacctttcaaCCAGACAGCACAAGGTACTTCACAGCagcggaaaaaaaagaaaaaaaaagaagaaagataaatacatttcaaataagtGTCAATTATAATAAGAATGacaatacacaaatacaataaatcaaattaaaatagaCAAGGACgataaaaatagaataaaagtAGGCAGTCAGACATTGAAAAAGGCGAGTCTATAGAAATTGGATTAAACCGCAGGGACTGACTCAGCAGATCTGATATCGTGCTGCAGAAACAGACTGCCTGTTTTGTATGAAGTTCGGTACATATGATTATATGTAGTGCACATAGAATGGCCTGACTTTTGTGACTTCATCTGGAGATGTTTCCAGCACTGAAGTTGCTCAGTCTCTTTCCTCTTTTCAGGCCTGCTGTTAAACAGTTGTCACAATTCAGTACATTAATTACCACAAGTGCAGCTTCTAACCATGCTTACCAGTGTAAATTTGTAAACACTTTATCCCTTCCTGTTGTACTTAACAGTAGGGACAGATTGCACTACATTAAAGTGAGTTGATGAGGAAAATATGTTCTTACCGCTTACCAAAATTCATCTGCTggctaaaataacatttttgagCTGATCATGGTGACAGTATGCAATGATTTTTCAACAACTTCActgacagttttatttttgtgcatggATCAGAGAAATGGGACCGGTTTTCTTACACTGGTGTAATACCTTAACATGGACTCTGGGTGGCGCTTAATTCCCACAAAAAAGGATAAGTATTGTGGAAGCAATTCAAAGCGCAATGTATTTGTTAGACAGTTGCCAATataaacacattattttacCCAATTTTTGAGTTGAGCCATCACTGCCATCCCTTGCTCATTAACCGTTCATTACTACTTTTATGGGATGTATTTGCAAATGCTTGCAAattgtattactttttttaaatatatatttaaatttctCAACTTTTACAGGATATTTTAGATTTaagattttttgtgttaaaacatttttacaagaccattgtaaatcccttcctatcattaaaaaaggctcactgacatgttgactcaccctctgcctgtgtttatagtccttaaatctgtgtttcaaaatatacagtttatggcctgacactgtaccaaaacattgtataactttacaataattcaagctcattggttgaaaattggttggtCAGCGTGTTTACACAGAAatgggagggataaacagtgttgtggtttgaaggtgttgctctcttgaccgttagaagttcgaaattacctattgtacctttaaaatagcTATGAACAAAGGTATAGGGATAGAGGggcaagtttttattttataatcctAAAATATATAGGTAGTGAACAAAAACATTGAGGTAAAAGTCGCATAATACTGGCCCcacatacacttactgagcactttattaggaacatttactTCAAtagacctacttattcatgtgattatctaatcagccaattgtgtggcagcagtgcaatgcatacaatcatgtaaatacaggtcaggagcttcagttaatggtcatatcaaccatcagaatttggaaaaaatgtgatcttagtgactttgaccgtggaatgattcttggtggCCGAccgggttgtttgagtatcacagaaactgttgatctcctgggatttgctgatctcttgggtgcttgcaaagaatggtgcaaaaaaacaaaaacaaaaaaatccagtgagcagttctgcagactgatgagagaggtcagaggagaatggccagactgatcaaagctgacaggaagttgacagtaatgcaaataacgacacattaaaacagtggtatgcagaagagcatctctgaacacacaacacatcataactctaagtggataggctacagcagtagaagtaaaaaaataagtctaataaatgccgaa contains:
- the hsf5 gene encoding heat shock factor protein 5, which codes for MEEALTLPINPNNFPAKLWCLVNNPKNRSIHWDHNGQGIIINQQLFETELLSPMKSIGEPIFKTTNFTSFIRQLNLYGFRKVELSPGSADKLGDGDIKTEGLQQQQHRFQNLNFKRDHPELLVNLKRLTTSNKAKIEAGLEVSCRPPSRIQRLLSSAHEEDKSKIIKRGSVFVGQVRRGFHDGNSPSYQYHPSRPHALKGYDRTPIPQRGWVVGHGDSASPTTFFTDKGIPVSVIQHFPSDTGCSAQSSPTKHIQQGPQGVLTAGQKYNNFIPHHAQFGPGFYSTVNQNMAACVHQPPSPFSQYSYYQPNYPVGFLHPGSQDWQNSANEDVKRNDVNLETVFQIVDELQVSPKPSMVKVEIPEESDVTSASERELSTTISLSVVGPAISTPEAVSLNEREQKSSPEVSGQSVPLDFSQRLLRSSGQLQYSACRTNSSSEATALVKSNGRSTPKEYGKPGYPKETHSNMGRTCKNEENEENEENEDPVRLCS